A genomic region of Oncorhynchus mykiss isolate Arlee chromosome 4, USDA_OmykA_1.1, whole genome shotgun sequence contains the following coding sequences:
- the LOC110522500 gene encoding CYFIP-related Rac1 interactor A isoform X2, producing the protein MGNLLKVLTREIENYPHFFLDFENAQPTDCERDVWNQVNAVLQDSESILSGLQAYKGAGQEIREAIQNPNDMILQERAWNSVCPLVIRLKKLYSFSLRLERALQSLLESLTCPPYTPTQHLEKEQALAKQFAEILHFTLRFDELKMRIPAIQNDFSYYRRTISRNRINNMNLDIEREVNNEMANRMSLFYAEATPMLKTLSTATTNFVTENKTLPLENTTDVLSTMASVCKVMLETPDYTCRFNSEDTLLFCMRVMVGVIILYDHVHPNGAFNKSSKIDMKGCIKVLKEQPADNVEGLLNALKFTTKHLHDESTPKNIRSMLQ; encoded by the exons ATGCACAGCCCACCGACTGTGAGAGAGATGTATGGAACCAGGTGAACGCGGTGCTCCAGGACTCTGAGAGCATCCTCTCTGGCCTACAGGCCTACAAGGGAGCCGGACAGGAGATACGAGAG GCCATTCAGAACCCCAATGACATGATCCTACAGGAGAGAGCCTGGAACTCAGTCTGTCCCTTAGTCATACGACTCAAAAAGTTGTACAGCTTCTCGCTGAGACTAG AGAGGGCCCTTCAGAGCCTGCTGGAGTCCCTGACATGCCCCCCGTACACCCCCACCCAGCACCTAGAGAAGGAGCAGGCTCTGGCCAAACAGTTTGCTGAGATCCTTCACTTTACCCTGCGCTTTGACGAACTCaag ATGAgaattcctgccatccagaatgACTTCAGTTATTACAGAAGGACCATCAGCCGAAACAGGATAAACAACATGAAT ttggatatagagagagaggtcaacaaTGAGATGGCCAACAGAATGTCACTGTTCTACGCCGAGGCAACGCCCATGCTGAAAACCTTAAGCACAGCTACGACAAACTTCGTAACAGAG AACAAGACATTACCCCTGGAGAACACCACTGACGTTCTCAGTACAATGGCCAGTGTCTGTAAAGTCATGCTGGAGACACC agacTACACGTGCCGGTTCAACAGTGAGGACACGCTGCTGTTCTGTATGAGAGTAATGGTTGGAGTCATCATCCTGTACGACCACGTCCATCCCAACGGAGCCTTCAACAAGTCCTCCAAGATAGAC ATGAAGGGATGCATAAAGGTCCTCAAAGAACAGCCAGCAGATAATGTTGAAGGTCTCCTGAACGCCCTTAA GTTCACCACCAAACACCTGCATGACGAGTCCACTCCAAAAAACATCCGCTCCATGCTTCAGTAA
- the LOC110522500 gene encoding CYFIP-related Rac1 interactor A isoform X3 → MILQERAWNSVCPLVIRLKKLYSFSLRLERALQSLLESLTCPPYTPTQHLEKEQALAKQFAEILHFTLRFDELKMRIPAIQNDFSYYRRTISRNRINNMNLDIEREVNNEMANRMSLFYAEATPMLKTLSTATTNFVTENKTLPLENTTDVLSTMASVCKVMLETPDYTCRFNSEDTLLFCMRVMVGVIILYDHVHPNGAFNKSSKIDMKGCIKVLKEQPADNVEGLLNALKFTTKHLHDESTPKNIRSMLQ, encoded by the exons ATGATCCTACAGGAGAGAGCCTGGAACTCAGTCTGTCCCTTAGTCATACGACTCAAAAAGTTGTACAGCTTCTCGCTGAGACTAG AGAGGGCCCTTCAGAGCCTGCTGGAGTCCCTGACATGCCCCCCGTACACCCCCACCCAGCACCTAGAGAAGGAGCAGGCTCTGGCCAAACAGTTTGCTGAGATCCTTCACTTTACCCTGCGCTTTGACGAACTCaag ATGAgaattcctgccatccagaatgACTTCAGTTATTACAGAAGGACCATCAGCCGAAACAGGATAAACAACATGAAT ttggatatagagagagaggtcaacaaTGAGATGGCCAACAGAATGTCACTGTTCTACGCCGAGGCAACGCCCATGCTGAAAACCTTAAGCACAGCTACGACAAACTTCGTAACAGAG AACAAGACATTACCCCTGGAGAACACCACTGACGTTCTCAGTACAATGGCCAGTGTCTGTAAAGTCATGCTGGAGACACC agacTACACGTGCCGGTTCAACAGTGAGGACACGCTGCTGTTCTGTATGAGAGTAATGGTTGGAGTCATCATCCTGTACGACCACGTCCATCCCAACGGAGCCTTCAACAAGTCCTCCAAGATAGAC ATGAAGGGATGCATAAAGGTCCTCAAAGAACAGCCAGCAGATAATGTTGAAGGTCTCCTGAACGCCCTTAA GTTCACCACCAAACACCTGCATGACGAGTCCACTCCAAAAAACATCCGCTCCATGCTTCAGTAA
- the LOC110522500 gene encoding CYFIP-related Rac1 interactor A isoform X1 → MGNLLKVLTCTELEQGPNFFLDFENAQPTDCERDVWNQVNAVLQDSESILSGLQAYKGAGQEIREAIQNPNDMILQERAWNSVCPLVIRLKKLYSFSLRLERALQSLLESLTCPPYTPTQHLEKEQALAKQFAEILHFTLRFDELKMRIPAIQNDFSYYRRTISRNRINNMNLDIEREVNNEMANRMSLFYAEATPMLKTLSTATTNFVTENKTLPLENTTDVLSTMASVCKVMLETPDYTCRFNSEDTLLFCMRVMVGVIILYDHVHPNGAFNKSSKIDMKGCIKVLKEQPADNVEGLLNALKFTTKHLHDESTPKNIRSMLQ, encoded by the exons ATGCACAGCCCACCGACTGTGAGAGAGATGTATGGAACCAGGTGAACGCGGTGCTCCAGGACTCTGAGAGCATCCTCTCTGGCCTACAGGCCTACAAGGGAGCCGGACAGGAGATACGAGAG GCCATTCAGAACCCCAATGACATGATCCTACAGGAGAGAGCCTGGAACTCAGTCTGTCCCTTAGTCATACGACTCAAAAAGTTGTACAGCTTCTCGCTGAGACTAG AGAGGGCCCTTCAGAGCCTGCTGGAGTCCCTGACATGCCCCCCGTACACCCCCACCCAGCACCTAGAGAAGGAGCAGGCTCTGGCCAAACAGTTTGCTGAGATCCTTCACTTTACCCTGCGCTTTGACGAACTCaag ATGAgaattcctgccatccagaatgACTTCAGTTATTACAGAAGGACCATCAGCCGAAACAGGATAAACAACATGAAT ttggatatagagagagaggtcaacaaTGAGATGGCCAACAGAATGTCACTGTTCTACGCCGAGGCAACGCCCATGCTGAAAACCTTAAGCACAGCTACGACAAACTTCGTAACAGAG AACAAGACATTACCCCTGGAGAACACCACTGACGTTCTCAGTACAATGGCCAGTGTCTGTAAAGTCATGCTGGAGACACC agacTACACGTGCCGGTTCAACAGTGAGGACACGCTGCTGTTCTGTATGAGAGTAATGGTTGGAGTCATCATCCTGTACGACCACGTCCATCCCAACGGAGCCTTCAACAAGTCCTCCAAGATAGAC ATGAAGGGATGCATAAAGGTCCTCAAAGAACAGCCAGCAGATAATGTTGAAGGTCTCCTGAACGCCCTTAA GTTCACCACCAAACACCTGCATGACGAGTCCACTCCAAAAAACATCCGCTCCATGCTTCAGTAA